A stretch of Imperialibacter roseus DNA encodes these proteins:
- a CDS encoding prolyl oligopeptidase family serine peptidase, whose amino-acid sequence MRPIYIVVLLLALSFSAATAQSSLSIPQIMQGQDFTGYWPSSPWWSEDGKTIYFDWNPDKNPSDSLYKYVVGSNGPVKVTPKERRALPPRRGTYNEAMTKKLYEKGGDVFVLDLKSGAATQITNTIERESDAYFGPDEKTIQFTSDNNLLSWDISSGVITQLTNFKEGSAKKPKKLSEQDEWLKNDQLGLSKIVKQRHEEDELEKEIRKADQPGRPMEIYLEGKSVSGIQMSPDGKIISYVLFKSADNTHNTMVPEFVAESGYTEAINTRTKVGSDLSKREVWMFTPATGKVMQVKTNDLPGIKDKPDFYADYPKLDTMKAFEREVFSFGPFWSDDGSKAIMVYRSVDNKDRWITLLNPEDGSNTLLDRQRDEAWVGGPGVGWSMYSPGDIGWLPDNKRIWFQSEETGFSHLYLLDVESKSKKALTAGKHEVYDVSLSKDKKSWYFSSNEGDFGQRHFYKLPLEGGKALKITSQVGSNDVTLSPDEKNLAMLYSTANKPWELFLMPNKPGATMKKITSSTTPEFEAYNWRTPEFTTFTARDGTEVPARLYKPANPTPNGAAVVFVHGAGYLQNAHKWWSSYYREYMFHNFLVDNGYTVLDIDYRASAGYGRDWRTAIYRFMGGWDLSDNVDGAKFLVEKHSVGKDKIGVYGGSYGGFITLMALFTEPDVFAAGAGLRSVTDWAHYNHGYTSNILNTPVLDSIAYRKSSPIYYAENLKKPLLIAHGMVDTNVHFQDVVRLSQRLIELGKKDWEMALYPVENHGFVEASSWADEYRRIFELFEKNLKK is encoded by the coding sequence ATGAGACCAATCTACATTGTTGTCCTTTTGCTTGCCCTTTCATTTTCCGCAGCCACTGCCCAGTCATCCCTTTCCATTCCGCAGATCATGCAGGGCCAAGATTTCACAGGCTACTGGCCGTCCAGTCCATGGTGGTCAGAAGATGGTAAGACGATCTACTTCGACTGGAATCCTGACAAGAACCCGAGCGATTCACTATATAAGTACGTCGTTGGCTCCAATGGCCCCGTGAAGGTAACTCCGAAGGAGAGACGGGCTCTTCCACCCAGACGAGGCACCTACAACGAGGCAATGACCAAAAAGCTGTACGAAAAAGGCGGGGACGTATTTGTGCTGGACCTGAAGAGTGGAGCAGCTACCCAGATAACGAACACGATAGAGAGAGAATCGGATGCTTATTTTGGTCCGGATGAAAAGACCATCCAATTTACCTCCGATAACAACCTGCTTTCCTGGGACATCTCATCCGGGGTTATCACCCAACTTACCAACTTTAAAGAGGGCTCCGCAAAGAAGCCCAAGAAGCTATCGGAACAAGATGAATGGCTGAAAAATGATCAACTGGGGCTTTCGAAGATTGTGAAGCAGCGCCACGAGGAAGATGAGCTGGAAAAGGAAATCCGAAAGGCAGATCAACCAGGCAGACCAATGGAAATTTACCTTGAGGGCAAAAGTGTGTCGGGTATTCAAATGAGTCCCGATGGCAAAATCATTTCTTATGTTCTCTTTAAATCGGCCGACAATACCCACAATACCATGGTGCCTGAGTTTGTAGCTGAGTCAGGCTACACGGAAGCAATCAATACGAGAACGAAAGTGGGCTCCGATTTGTCCAAAAGGGAAGTTTGGATGTTTACACCTGCCACAGGAAAGGTGATGCAGGTGAAAACCAATGATTTGCCTGGGATCAAAGACAAGCCCGATTTTTACGCCGACTATCCAAAGCTTGATACGATGAAGGCTTTCGAGAGAGAAGTGTTCAGCTTTGGCCCTTTCTGGTCTGATGACGGGTCGAAGGCCATTATGGTGTATCGTTCGGTGGACAACAAAGACCGGTGGATCACTCTGTTGAACCCTGAAGACGGATCGAATACATTACTGGATAGGCAAAGGGATGAGGCCTGGGTAGGCGGCCCCGGCGTTGGTTGGTCAATGTATTCTCCTGGTGACATTGGGTGGCTGCCCGACAACAAAAGGATTTGGTTTCAGTCGGAAGAAACAGGCTTCTCACATTTGTACTTACTGGATGTAGAGAGCAAAAGCAAAAAGGCTTTAACGGCCGGAAAACATGAGGTGTACGATGTAAGCTTGTCCAAAGACAAGAAGTCGTGGTATTTCAGCAGCAATGAGGGAGACTTCGGGCAAAGGCACTTTTACAAATTGCCGTTGGAAGGAGGCAAAGCTTTGAAAATTACATCGCAGGTAGGAAGCAACGACGTCACATTGTCGCCGGATGAAAAGAACCTGGCCATGTTATATTCAACAGCCAACAAACCCTGGGAGCTGTTCCTGATGCCGAACAAACCGGGGGCAACAATGAAGAAGATTACCTCGTCAACTACGCCGGAATTCGAGGCATATAACTGGAGAACTCCCGAGTTTACCACTTTCACAGCCAGGGATGGTACTGAAGTGCCGGCGAGGCTTTATAAACCGGCTAATCCCACTCCCAATGGTGCGGCGGTTGTTTTTGTGCACGGAGCTGGCTACCTGCAAAATGCGCACAAATGGTGGAGCAGCTATTACCGTGAGTACATGTTCCACAACTTCCTGGTAGACAATGGCTATACAGTGCTCGACATCGACTACAGAGCCAGTGCAGGCTACGGCCGTGACTGGCGCACTGCCATCTATCGGTTTATGGGAGGTTGGGACCTGTCCGACAATGTGGATGGGGCTAAGTTTCTGGTAGAGAAGCACAGCGTGGGCAAAGACAAGATCGGCGTTTATGGCGGCTCCTATGGCGGCTTTATTACGCTGATGGCATTATTTACCGAGCCCGATGTTTTTGCGGCTGGTGCCGGCCTGCGGTCTGTTACCGACTGGGCTCACTATAACCACGGCTATACGTCTAATATCCTGAACACACCTGTGCTGGATAGCATTGCCTACCGCAAGTCGTCACCGATTTATTATGCAGAAAACCTGAAAAAGCCATTGCTTATTGCACATGGCATGGTCGACACCAATGTACACTTTCAGGATGTTGTTCGGCTGTCGCAAAGGTTGATTGAGTTAGGCAAAAAGGATTGGGAAATGGCTTTGTATCCGGTGGAAAACCACGGCTTTGTGGAGGCTTCAAGCTGGGCCGACGAGTACCGGAGAATTTTTGAGCTATTTGAGAAAAACCTGAAAAAGTAG
- a CDS encoding DUF4251 domain-containing protein, whose translation MKKLKNLAVLGLLILVVPAYSQTADDNQKVSKSDRKELKQLERDQEMTELKEVVNDRSFLIDADFLLDRQSRQYMATANNFVSIEGDRVIMQTASPYGIGYNGIGGVTFVGRILDYKVNESKNGNNLFVTIQTSSVGYGNGTIFITIRGKENAVARFYGPWGRSLAFSGDVERNGESFKYKGMSVPM comes from the coding sequence ATGAAGAAGTTGAAGAATTTAGCGGTGCTTGGATTGTTGATCTTAGTAGTACCGGCTTATAGCCAAACGGCTGATGACAATCAGAAAGTTTCCAAATCAGATAGAAAAGAACTTAAACAGTTAGAGCGGGATCAGGAAATGACTGAGCTCAAAGAAGTAGTGAATGATCGGTCGTTCCTCATAGATGCCGATTTCCTACTTGACAGACAGAGCCGACAATATATGGCCACGGCCAATAATTTTGTTTCCATAGAGGGAGACAGAGTTATTATGCAAACGGCTTCTCCCTACGGCATAGGCTACAACGGCATTGGTGGCGTCACTTTTGTTGGTCGAATACTAGACTATAAGGTCAACGAGAGTAAAAATGGCAACAACTTATTCGTCACCATTCAAACGAGCTCCGTTGGCTATGGTAACGGCACCATATTTATAACTATTCGGGGCAAGGAAAACGCTGTGGCTCGATTTTATGGGCCTTGGGGAAGAAGCCTTGCCTTTTCGGGAGATGTGGAACGCAATGGGGAATCGTTTAAATACAAAGGAATGAGTGTTCCAATGTAG
- the polA gene encoding DNA polymerase I — MSKPEKKLFLLDAMALIYRAHFAFSKNPRINSKGMSTGAILGFTNSLLEILTKEKPTHIAICFDTAAPTFRHVQYEPYKAHREAQPEDISIAIPWVKRMAEAYQIPVLELDGYEADDIVGTFATKAGHMGFEVFMMTPDKDYAQLVQEHVYLYKPAFLGNSVEILGIPEVLAKFDIDHVDQVRDLLGLQGDSVDNIPGIPGVGAKTASKLLKEFGTVENLIANTDKLKGKLQENVIQFAQQGVLSKELATIHCEVPIEFDEELLRFKGPDEEKLKGIFNELEFRTLAKRIFGEPKKQETGSQMDLFGAPAPVISNESFEDEEPAEKKTAFTEVHDYHLIDTPELRKSLLKYLLLQKEVCFDTETTNIDSFEAELVGISFAYVVGEAYYIPVPEKFEDAKKIAEEFREVFESETITKIGQNIKYDMTVLKKYGVEVAGPLFDTMLAHYLVDPDTRHNMDVLAENYLNYSPISIETLIGKKGVKQGTMRDADLAAIKEYAAEDADITLQLKEKLEPEVEKYGMKKLLDEVEGPLVKVLSYMEYEGVKIDTDALSQMSGELEKASKIVEKEIYEIAGETFNIASPKQLGEILFDKLKLIDSPKKTKTGQYATGEDILSKLANEHPIANKILEFREYQKLKSTYVDALPLMISKIDGRVHTDYRQAVAATGRLSSNNPNLQNIPIRTEKGREIRKAFIPREEGYKIFSADYSQIELRIIAAFAKDESMIEAFKNGRDIHSTTAAKIFKKPLEEVDSDMRRIAKSANFGIIYGISAFGLAENLSISRTESKEIIDAYFTEFPAVKRYMDHIVNVAREQEYVTTILGRRRYLRDINSRNITIRGFAERNAINAPIQGSAADIIKIAMIRIHDWLIKEKMKTKMIMQVHDELVFDVHESELDVVKEKVVHFMENAISLEVPLEVGTGVGNNWLEAH; from the coding sequence ATGAGTAAACCCGAGAAAAAACTTTTTCTGCTTGACGCAATGGCCCTCATCTACAGGGCCCATTTTGCCTTTAGCAAAAACCCAAGAATAAACTCAAAAGGCATGAGCACAGGAGCAATTCTTGGCTTCACTAATTCGCTGCTCGAAATCTTAACTAAGGAAAAGCCTACTCATATTGCCATCTGCTTCGATACTGCTGCCCCAACTTTCAGGCATGTGCAGTACGAGCCATACAAAGCTCACCGGGAAGCTCAGCCAGAAGACATATCTATAGCCATTCCATGGGTAAAGCGAATGGCGGAAGCCTACCAAATCCCCGTGCTTGAGCTGGATGGTTATGAAGCCGATGACATTGTAGGCACTTTTGCCACAAAAGCTGGCCACATGGGATTTGAAGTCTTCATGATGACGCCCGACAAAGACTACGCCCAGCTTGTGCAGGAACATGTTTACTTATACAAGCCAGCTTTCCTGGGCAATTCAGTGGAAATTCTGGGTATCCCTGAAGTGCTGGCCAAATTCGACATTGACCATGTGGACCAGGTGCGTGATTTGCTCGGCTTACAGGGCGACTCCGTTGACAATATACCCGGCATACCAGGTGTGGGCGCCAAAACAGCCTCCAAGCTTTTAAAAGAATTTGGCACCGTAGAAAACCTCATCGCCAATACTGATAAACTTAAAGGCAAGCTTCAGGAAAATGTAATTCAGTTTGCTCAACAAGGTGTTTTGAGCAAAGAATTGGCTACCATCCACTGTGAAGTGCCTATCGAGTTTGATGAGGAGCTGTTGCGTTTTAAAGGGCCGGATGAGGAAAAGCTGAAGGGGATATTCAATGAGCTGGAATTCCGAACCCTTGCCAAACGTATTTTCGGCGAGCCTAAAAAGCAGGAAACCGGGTCGCAAATGGATCTTTTCGGTGCCCCGGCTCCGGTAATCAGCAACGAGAGTTTCGAAGACGAGGAGCCTGCTGAAAAGAAAACGGCTTTCACGGAAGTGCACGACTACCACCTGATCGACACGCCGGAGCTAAGGAAAAGTCTCCTCAAATATCTGCTTCTGCAAAAAGAGGTCTGCTTCGACACGGAAACCACCAATATTGACTCATTTGAGGCCGAGCTAGTGGGCATCTCCTTTGCCTATGTAGTCGGCGAGGCCTACTATATCCCTGTGCCGGAAAAGTTTGAGGATGCTAAAAAAATAGCCGAAGAGTTCAGGGAGGTATTTGAAAGCGAAACCATTACCAAGATTGGGCAGAACATCAAATACGATATGACGGTGCTGAAGAAGTATGGCGTTGAAGTGGCAGGGCCGCTGTTCGACACCATGCTGGCTCACTACCTGGTCGATCCCGACACCCGTCACAACATGGATGTGCTCGCTGAAAACTACCTGAACTACAGCCCTATTTCTATCGAGACCCTTATCGGCAAAAAAGGCGTGAAGCAGGGCACTATGAGGGATGCCGATTTGGCGGCCATCAAGGAATATGCCGCTGAAGATGCCGACATCACCTTGCAATTAAAGGAAAAACTTGAGCCTGAGGTAGAAAAATACGGCATGAAAAAACTGTTGGACGAAGTAGAAGGTCCGTTAGTAAAAGTGCTGTCATACATGGAATACGAAGGCGTTAAAATTGATACGGATGCGCTGAGTCAAATGTCGGGAGAGCTGGAGAAGGCTAGTAAAATAGTGGAAAAAGAAATCTACGAAATTGCTGGCGAAACATTCAACATTGCTTCTCCCAAGCAGCTGGGTGAGATACTTTTTGACAAACTCAAGCTGATCGACAGCCCTAAAAAGACAAAGACTGGCCAATATGCAACCGGCGAAGATATCCTTTCAAAGCTGGCGAACGAACACCCCATCGCCAACAAGATTCTGGAATTCCGGGAGTATCAAAAGCTGAAGTCGACCTATGTGGATGCCTTACCGCTGATGATTAGCAAAATAGATGGGCGGGTACACACCGACTACCGTCAGGCGGTAGCTGCCACAGGGCGACTGAGCTCAAACAATCCAAACCTGCAGAACATCCCGATAAGAACCGAAAAGGGACGAGAAATCAGAAAGGCCTTCATACCACGGGAAGAAGGCTACAAAATTTTCTCTGCAGATTATTCTCAGATCGAGCTGCGCATTATTGCCGCTTTCGCCAAAGACGAAAGTATGATTGAGGCCTTTAAAAACGGCCGGGATATTCACTCAACCACAGCCGCCAAAATCTTCAAAAAGCCATTGGAAGAAGTGGACTCCGACATGAGGCGCATTGCCAAGTCGGCTAACTTTGGTATCATCTACGGAATTTCGGCTTTTGGTCTGGCGGAAAACCTAAGTATTTCCCGTACCGAGTCAAAAGAAATTATTGATGCGTATTTCACTGAGTTTCCGGCAGTAAAACGCTACATGGATCATATTGTGAACGTGGCACGTGAACAGGAATACGTAACAACCATACTGGGGAGACGTCGCTACCTGAGAGATATCAACTCCCGAAACATTACCATCCGTGGGTTCGCCGAGCGAAACGCCATCAATGCGCCTATCCAGGGGAGTGCCGCCGATATTATAAAAATCGCCATGATACGCATACATGACTGGCTTATCAAGGAAAAAATGAAGACTAAAATGATCATGCAAGTGCATGATGAATTGGTTTTCGATGTGCATGAAAGTGAGCTGGATGTAGTCAAAGAAAAAGTGGTGCATTTTATGGAAAATGCCATTTCCCTTGAAGTACCTTTGGAGGTCGGCACCGGTGTAGGCAATAACTGGCTGGAGGCACATTAA
- a CDS encoding threonine ammonia-lyase: MELTIPSMSDIKRAHTRIARHILQTPVLTSHSIDEMVGASVYFKCENFQKVGAFKMRGAVNAIFSIVPENRTKGFATHSSGNHAQAVALASKMAGVKAYIVMPSNSAEVKKNAAIGYGAEVIFCEPTLKSREDTLKKVIAETGATFIPPYDDPAIIAGQATAAKELMEEVVDLNVVMAPVGGGGLLSGTALACHYLSPKTAVIGAEPELADDAYQSVKKGKLMPAKPPVTIADGLRTSLSPLTFEIIRNHVKEIVTVSETEIVDAMRIIWERMKIIIEPSCAVPFAALLKRKEEFKGQKIGIILTGGNVDLEDLPFGKSFAK, encoded by the coding sequence ATGGAATTGACCATTCCCTCTATGAGCGATATCAAACGGGCGCACACCCGAATCGCTCGTCACATCCTGCAAACACCTGTACTCACCTCGCATAGCATTGATGAAATGGTTGGCGCCAGTGTTTATTTTAAATGCGAAAACTTCCAAAAGGTCGGGGCTTTCAAAATGAGGGGAGCCGTAAATGCCATCTTCTCCATCGTGCCTGAAAACCGGACAAAGGGGTTCGCAACACACTCGTCGGGCAATCACGCACAGGCTGTTGCCCTGGCATCTAAAATGGCTGGTGTAAAGGCCTACATTGTGATGCCCAGTAATTCGGCCGAAGTGAAGAAAAACGCTGCAATCGGCTACGGTGCCGAAGTCATTTTTTGTGAGCCTACACTGAAGTCAAGAGAGGACACACTAAAGAAAGTAATAGCTGAAACGGGAGCGACATTTATCCCTCCTTACGACGACCCGGCTATCATCGCCGGCCAGGCGACTGCTGCCAAAGAGCTGATGGAAGAGGTCGTGGATTTGAATGTAGTAATGGCCCCTGTAGGTGGCGGTGGCTTGCTAAGTGGCACCGCCCTGGCTTGCCATTACCTCTCGCCGAAAACTGCGGTTATTGGGGCCGAGCCTGAGTTAGCAGACGATGCCTATCAGTCGGTGAAGAAAGGCAAGCTGATGCCTGCCAAGCCGCCCGTGACAATTGCCGATGGCCTGCGAACAAGCCTGAGCCCGCTCACCTTCGAGATCATCAGAAATCACGTTAAGGAAATTGTCACAGTTTCAGAAACTGAAATTGTCGACGCCATGCGCATCATCTGGGAGCGTATGAAAATCATCATCGAACCTTCATGTGCCGTACCCTTTGCCGCTTTGTTGAAAAGAAAAGAGGAATTCAAGGGGCAAAAAATTGGCATCATTCTCACCGGTGGCAATGTTGACCTGGAAGACCTGCCGTTCGGTAAATCGTTCGCCAAATAA
- a CDS encoding efflux RND transporter permease subunit, with product MNKFIRSIIAFSLKNRAFTFFWVGILVIAGFISFKNMPIEAFPDVTNTQIIIVTEWNGRSAEEIERFVTTPIEIAMNSVQKKTSVRSITMFGLSVIKIIFDDDVEDFFARQQVNNQLRNVSLPEGVEPDVQPPYGPTGEVFRYTLKSKNRDTRELLTIQNWVIDRQLRSIPGVADLVAFGGQEKVYEISIDPNRLAQFDVTPLEVYEAVAKSNLNVGGDVIEKNGQAYVVRGIGLLQSPEDIENIIVDDANGNPVLVKNLAEVIESSMPRVGQVGLNDNDDVVEGIVVMRKGENPKEVLERVKAKIEELNTRVLPSDVKMETFYDRDNLMTYTTNTVMHNLFEGIVFVTVIVFLFMADWRTTLIVSIIIPLSLLFAFLCLRMKGMSANLLSLGAVDFGIIIDGAVVMVEGLFVSLDHMARHRGMANFNKLAKAGMIKKTGTELGKAIFFSKLIIITALLPIFAFQKVEGKMFSPLAYTLGFALIGALIFTLTLVPVLSHLLLNKNVKETYNPFVNIWNRLVEKGFLWTFRNKKISLITALILLAATLFSSKFLGTEFLPQLNEGALWVEAKLPMSSSLNETVKTVATLRKELQSFEEVNGVLSQTGRSNDGTDPSGFYYVQMQVNLKPKEEWKRKISLDELVEEMDEKLRAYQGIVYNYSQPIIDNVAESVAGINASNAIKIYGDDLDDLDEIAGRVIEQIKDVPGIKDVGILRNLGQPEISVVLDRERMAAYGVTIADAQAVLEMAFGGKTVTQKYEGEKKFDVRIRYDKDYRKDERDIANLKVPSIHGAKIALKEICSIETISGPAFIYRDNTKRFIGVKFSVRERDLGSTIEEAQKKVSANIELPIGYSIGWTGEFENQVRATKRLGEVVPISIIGIFVLLFIMFGNVKDSLLVLANVPFALIGGILALHMTGINFGISAGVGFIALFGICIQNGVILISEFHKNIKAKQSLNESIIEGVKVRTRPVVMTALMASIGLIPAATSTGIGSESQKPLAVVIIGGLITATVLTLLVFPIIFWVFNKTKHEQIR from the coding sequence ATGAATAAGTTCATTAGAAGCATTATTGCCTTTTCGCTCAAGAACCGGGCCTTCACTTTCTTTTGGGTCGGTATACTCGTGATCGCTGGCTTTATCAGTTTCAAAAATATGCCCATTGAGGCATTTCCGGACGTTACCAATACCCAAATCATCATCGTAACCGAGTGGAACGGACGAAGTGCAGAAGAAATTGAGCGATTCGTTACTACGCCGATAGAAATAGCCATGAACTCTGTCCAGAAGAAGACAAGTGTTCGCAGCATTACCATGTTTGGTCTTTCCGTCATAAAAATCATCTTCGACGATGATGTGGAAGATTTCTTTGCCCGGCAGCAGGTCAATAATCAGCTGAGAAACGTGTCGTTGCCTGAGGGGGTGGAGCCCGATGTGCAACCACCCTACGGCCCGACTGGCGAGGTTTTCCGGTATACGTTGAAAAGTAAAAACAGAGACACCAGGGAGTTGCTTACTATTCAAAACTGGGTGATCGACAGACAACTGCGCTCTATCCCGGGCGTTGCCGACCTTGTTGCATTTGGTGGTCAGGAGAAAGTTTATGAGATAAGTATTGACCCCAACAGGTTGGCACAATTCGACGTCACACCCCTTGAGGTGTATGAAGCCGTGGCAAAGAGTAACCTCAACGTTGGCGGGGATGTGATAGAAAAGAATGGTCAGGCCTATGTTGTCCGGGGTATTGGGCTGCTTCAAAGCCCGGAGGACATTGAGAATATTATCGTTGATGACGCAAACGGTAACCCGGTGCTTGTGAAGAACCTGGCTGAGGTAATAGAAAGCTCAATGCCACGGGTGGGCCAGGTAGGTTTGAATGACAACGACGATGTAGTTGAAGGCATAGTTGTGATGAGGAAGGGTGAGAACCCTAAGGAGGTACTGGAGAGAGTGAAAGCCAAAATAGAAGAGCTCAATACCCGGGTGCTGCCGTCAGATGTGAAAATGGAAACCTTCTACGACAGGGACAACCTGATGACCTACACCACCAATACCGTTATGCACAATCTTTTTGAAGGGATTGTGTTTGTAACTGTTATTGTATTTCTTTTCATGGCCGATTGGCGCACCACGCTGATCGTTTCTATCATCATTCCTCTATCGCTGCTCTTTGCTTTCCTCTGTCTTCGCATGAAGGGCATGAGTGCTAACCTGCTTTCGCTGGGAGCTGTCGACTTTGGGATTATTATTGACGGCGCTGTGGTGATGGTGGAAGGCCTCTTCGTATCGCTCGACCACATGGCCCGGCACAGAGGAATGGCCAACTTTAACAAGCTGGCAAAGGCTGGAATGATCAAGAAAACGGGTACAGAACTTGGCAAGGCCATATTCTTTTCCAAGCTGATTATCATTACCGCCCTGTTGCCAATTTTTGCCTTTCAGAAGGTGGAAGGTAAGATGTTTTCCCCCCTCGCCTACACACTGGGTTTTGCCCTGATTGGCGCCCTGATTTTCACGCTTACATTGGTTCCCGTTCTCTCTCACCTGCTGCTCAACAAGAACGTAAAGGAGACCTACAATCCATTTGTTAACATCTGGAATCGACTGGTTGAGAAGGGGTTTTTGTGGACATTCAGGAACAAGAAAATATCATTGATTACAGCACTTATTTTGCTGGCGGCTACGCTCTTTTCATCAAAGTTTTTGGGTACCGAGTTTTTACCGCAGTTGAATGAGGGGGCACTTTGGGTGGAGGCCAAGCTGCCGATGAGCTCCAGCCTGAACGAAACTGTGAAGACTGTAGCCACGCTTAGAAAAGAGCTTCAGAGTTTTGAGGAGGTAAATGGTGTCCTTTCCCAAACCGGAAGAAGCAACGACGGTACTGACCCAAGTGGGTTTTATTATGTGCAGATGCAAGTGAACCTGAAGCCAAAGGAGGAGTGGAAGCGAAAGATCTCACTGGACGAATTGGTAGAGGAAATGGATGAAAAGCTGAGAGCCTATCAGGGCATCGTTTACAACTACTCTCAGCCAATTATTGACAACGTTGCGGAGTCGGTGGCTGGCATCAACGCATCCAATGCGATTAAGATTTACGGCGATGACCTCGACGACCTTGATGAAATAGCTGGCCGGGTAATTGAACAAATAAAGGACGTGCCTGGCATTAAGGACGTGGGCATATTGAGGAACCTTGGGCAACCGGAAATCAGTGTAGTTCTTGACAGGGAGAGGATGGCTGCTTATGGAGTGACTATCGCCGATGCACAAGCAGTACTGGAAATGGCTTTTGGTGGCAAAACAGTGACTCAGAAATATGAGGGAGAAAAGAAATTTGATGTGCGCATCAGGTATGATAAGGATTACAGGAAAGACGAGAGGGACATTGCTAACCTCAAGGTACCCAGCATTCACGGGGCCAAAATCGCACTGAAGGAAATTTGCTCCATTGAAACCATTTCAGGCCCAGCCTTTATTTATCGGGACAATACTAAACGCTTTATTGGCGTGAAGTTTTCGGTGCGTGAGAGAGACCTCGGCAGTACTATTGAGGAGGCACAGAAAAAAGTGTCAGCGAACATCGAATTGCCTATTGGGTATAGTATTGGTTGGACGGGAGAATTTGAAAACCAGGTAAGGGCGACAAAAAGGCTGGGAGAGGTAGTGCCCATCAGCATCATCGGTATTTTTGTGCTTTTGTTTATCATGTTTGGCAATGTAAAGGATTCGCTCCTTGTGCTAGCCAACGTGCCTTTTGCTCTCATAGGAGGTATTTTGGCTCTTCACATGACGGGCATCAATTTCGGAATTTCTGCTGGTGTCGGCTTTATTGCCCTATTTGGCATTTGTATCCAAAATGGGGTAATTCTTATCTCCGAATTTCACAAAAACATTAAGGCAAAACAGTCGCTCAATGAGTCGATCATAGAGGGTGTGAAAGTCAGAACGAGGCCAGTGGTAATGACCGCCCTTATGGCGTCAATAGGCCTGATCCCGGCTGCAACGTCAACCGGTATTGGCTCCGAATCGCAAAAACCACTGGCTGTGGTGATTATTGGCGGCCTGATTACAGCGACCGTTCTAACACTGCTCGTGTTCCCAATTATTTTCTGGGTATTCAACAAAACCAAACACGAACAGATCAGGTAG
- a CDS encoding efflux RND transporter periplasmic adaptor subunit, translating to MRKLLPIVLLTVLATLLGCRQQDADTSEKEQTFVLSDAMLKSTTTAKAVLEPLRNELRFYGKITTDNNKLIEVFPVVGGNVVKVYVELGDYVNKGQLLATIRSTEVAGFEKELQDAKNDVLVALNNVKVAQELYEGKLVAERDVIEAKSQQEKAQLQLNRIEETYRIYNMKSGSIYEVVSPISGFVIEKNINQDMQLRSDRTDNIFDIAQIDDVWAIANVNESDINEVKLGVDAFVTTLSYKDKVFHGKVDKIFNIIDPATKAMKVRIKLANNDYMLKPEMRASIRISYAEDVQMLAVPSNAVIFDKSKNFVVVFNDRFDLEVRQVETFRQLGDITYIAAGLKEGDRVVTHNQLLIYDALTD from the coding sequence ATGAGAAAGCTATTACCAATCGTTCTCCTGACAGTGTTGGCGACCCTTTTGGGATGCCGTCAACAGGATGCGGACACAAGTGAAAAAGAACAAACATTTGTGCTCAGCGATGCCATGCTTAAGTCCACAACTACGGCCAAAGCCGTTCTGGAGCCGCTTCGGAATGAGCTGAGGTTCTATGGTAAGATTACCACCGACAACAATAAATTGATCGAAGTATTTCCGGTGGTGGGAGGTAACGTGGTAAAAGTGTATGTGGAGCTTGGTGACTATGTGAACAAGGGTCAGTTGCTCGCCACTATCAGAAGTACCGAGGTGGCTGGCTTCGAGAAAGAACTGCAGGACGCAAAGAACGATGTGCTGGTGGCGTTGAATAATGTGAAAGTAGCGCAGGAGCTTTATGAGGGAAAGCTCGTGGCCGAAAGAGACGTGATTGAAGCCAAAAGCCAGCAAGAAAAGGCGCAATTGCAGCTCAACCGAATTGAGGAGACCTACCGGATTTACAATATGAAGTCGGGCTCAATCTATGAGGTAGTGTCGCCTATTAGTGGCTTTGTGATTGAGAAAAATATCAATCAGGACATGCAACTCAGGAGCGACCGAACCGACAACATTTTTGACATTGCCCAGATAGATGATGTGTGGGCCATTGCCAACGTGAACGAAAGCGACATCAATGAGGTGAAGCTTGGAGTAGATGCATTTGTAACCACCCTGAGCTACAAGGACAAAGTATTTCATGGCAAGGTGGACAAGATATTCAACATCATTGACCCCGCCACAAAAGCAATGAAAGTTCGGATCAAACTAGCCAATAATGATTATATGCTGAAACCGGAAATGAGAGCCTCGATTCGTATCAGCTATGCTGAAGACGTGCAAATGCTGGCTGTTCCTTCCAACGCCGTAATCTTTGACAAGAGTAAAAACTTTGTGGTCGTTTTCAACGATCGTTTTGACCTGGAAGTGAGACAAGTTGAGACTTTCAGGCAGCTGGGTGACATCACCTATATCGCCGCCGGATTGAAAGAAGGAGACAGGGTAGTTACCCACAATCAGCTACTCATTTACGACGCCCTAACTGACTAA